One Chromobacterium paludis genomic window carries:
- the rplY gene encoding 50S ribosomal protein L25 — protein MSYELIAAKRADLGTGASRRLRHAGKVPAVVYGAGKEAVSLELDHNTIYHAVKHADFHTSVLELVIDGQKEQVKVAAFQMHPYKQQVLHIDFARV, from the coding sequence ATGTCTTACGAACTGATTGCTGCCAAGCGTGCTGATCTGGGTACGGGTGCGAGCCGCCGCCTGCGTCACGCTGGCAAAGTGCCGGCCGTGGTTTACGGCGCTGGCAAGGAAGCCGTTTCCCTGGAACTGGACCACAACACCATCTACCACGCCGTCAAGCACGCCGACTTCCACACCTCCGTGCTGGAACTGGTAATTGATGGCCAGAAGGAACAGGTGAAGGTTGCCGCGTTCCAAATGCACCCGTACAAACAGCAAGTGCTGCACATCGACTTCGCTCGTGTGTAA